A window of the Barnesiella propionica genome harbors these coding sequences:
- a CDS encoding PPC domain-containing DNA-binding protein — translation MGLYSYKRFGNKYIVSVRNRMEIVETLYTFCKEKEIKAGKISGIGAVSEATLRFFNPETKKYEDHTFREQMEIASVTGNISQLDGSIYVHIHVTLGRSDFTALAGHLHSARLNGAGEFVIEKYDGVLDRYYDNNIGLNMYDL, via the coding sequence ATGGGACTTTATAGTTACAAACGGTTCGGGAATAAGTACATTGTAAGTGTACGGAACCGTATGGAAATAGTCGAAACATTATACACTTTTTGTAAAGAGAAAGAGATAAAAGCCGGTAAAATTTCGGGAATAGGGGCCGTAAGTGAAGCAACCCTTCGTTTTTTTAATCCGGAAACCAAAAAATATGAAGACCATACTTTCCGTGAACAGATGGAAATAGCCAGTGTGACAGGTAATATTTCTCAATTAGACGGGAGTATCTACGTTCATATTCATGTAACACTCGGTCGTTCCGACTTTACAGCATTGGCCGGACATCTTCATTCGGCACGTTTGAATGGAGCAGGAGAATTTGTTATAGAAAAATATGACGGAGTATTGGATCGTTATTATGATAATAATATCGGACTTAATATGTATGATCTATGA
- the tgt gene encoding tRNA guanosine(34) transglycosylase Tgt, translating to MDFELQHTDTNSCARAGKITTDHGTIDTPIFMPVGTLGSVKAVHIHELKEDIKAQIILGNTYHLYLRPGLEILKQAGGLHKFNGWDRPILTDSGGFQVFSLSGIRKLKEEGVHFRSHIDGSKHLFTPENVVDTERIIGADIMMALDECTPGDADYSYAKKSLALTQRWLERGWKHYLETEGLYGYKQAYFPIVQGCVYPDLRIEAAKHVAALGADGNAIGGLAVGEPTEKMYEMIEIVNDILPKDKPRYLMGVGTPANILEGIERGVDMFDCVMPTRNGRNGMLFTSNGIMNMRNKKWADDFSPIDENGTSYVDKVYSKAYLRHLFISDEILAMQIASIHNLAFYVWLSQEARRHILTGTFKSWKDEMLQRVTTRL from the coding sequence ATGGATTTTGAATTGCAACATACCGACACGAACAGTTGCGCGCGTGCCGGAAAAATAACGACCGATCACGGAACAATAGATACGCCTATCTTTATGCCGGTAGGCACCCTGGGTTCCGTAAAAGCCGTACATATACATGAGCTGAAAGAGGATATAAAAGCACAGATCATACTCGGCAACACGTATCATTTGTATTTACGTCCCGGTCTTGAAATACTAAAACAAGCCGGAGGCTTGCATAAATTCAACGGCTGGGACCGTCCGATCCTTACCGACAGCGGAGGATTCCAGGTTTTTTCACTTTCCGGTATCAGGAAACTGAAAGAGGAAGGCGTACATTTCCGTTCCCATATCGACGGTTCGAAACATTTATTCACTCCTGAAAACGTCGTAGATACAGAACGTATCATCGGAGCCGACATCATGATGGCTTTAGACGAATGTACCCCTGGAGATGCCGATTATTCTTACGCAAAAAAATCACTGGCCCTCACGCAAAGATGGTTGGAAAGAGGATGGAAACATTACCTTGAAACCGAAGGATTATACGGTTATAAACAGGCTTACTTTCCTATCGTACAAGGCTGCGTTTATCCTGACCTCCGTATCGAAGCCGCAAAGCATGTAGCCGCTCTGGGAGCGGACGGAAACGCAATAGGCGGTCTTGCCGTAGGCGAGCCAACCGAAAAGATGTACGAAATGATAGAGATCGTAAATGATATATTACCTAAGGATAAGCCCCGCTATCTTATGGGAGTGGGAACGCCTGCCAATATACTGGAAGGTATAGAACGGGGAGTGGACATGTTTGATTGTGTGATGCCTACCCGGAACGGGCGCAACGGGATGCTGTTTACCAGCAACGGCATCATGAACATGCGCAATAAGAAATGGGCGGACGACTTTTCCCCTATCGATGAAAACGGGACTTCTTATGTAGACAAAGTCTATAGCAAAGCATATTTGAGACACTTGTTCATCAGCGACGAAATACTCGCCATGCAAATAGCATCGATACACAATCTGGCGTTCTATGTATGGCTCTCGCAGGAGGCACGCCGGCATATCCTGACCGGAACATTCAAATCCTGGAAGGATGAAATGTTACAGCGTGTAACCACCCGTTTGTAA
- the clpB gene encoding ATP-dependent chaperone ClpB produces the protein MNFNNFTIKSQEAVQKAVQITRDHGQQSIEPVHLLKGVLDVGESLVNYVFQKLGVNDNMLVTQVDREIDSLPKVSGGEPYLSREANEVLQKAIDYSTKMGDQFVALESLLMAIFLVKSPASSFLKDAGVTEKELGAAIDELRKGKKVNDASAEDTYNALNKYAINLNERARTGKLDPVIGRDDEIRRVLQILSRRTKNNPILIGEPGTGKTAIAEGLAHRIVRGDVPENLKTKQIYSLDMGALVAGAKYKGEFEERLKAVVNEVTQAEGEIILFIDEIHTLVGAGKGEGAMDAANILKPALARGELRSIGATTLDEYQKYFEKDKALERRFQIVMVDEPDEMSTISILRGLKERYENHHKVRIKDDAIIAAVQLSERYITDRYLPDKAIDLMDEAAAKLRLEVDSVPEALDEISRKLKQLEIEREAIKREDDKIKLKQLEEEIANLKEEETKYKAKWQSEKELVNRIQQNKIDIENLKFEADKAEREGDYGKVAEIRYAKVKQKEDEIKSIQEQLHLQQGDKAMIKEEVDAEDIADVVSRWTGIPVNKMMQSEKEKLLHLEEELHRRVVGQDEAIVAISDAVRRSRAGLNDPRRPIGSFIFLGTTGVGKTELAKALAEYLFDDENMMTRIDMSEYQEKFSATRLIGSPPGYVGYDEGGQLTEAIRRKPYSVVLFDEIEKAHPDIFNILLQVLDDGRLTDNKGRLVNFKNTIIIMTSNMGSALIRENFEKITPENKAKIVEETKEQVMGLLKQTIRPEFLNRIDETIMFTPLSEKEIEEIVAMQIDGVKHLLEKNGVRLEVTPAALSRIAKDGYDPEFGARPVKRVIHRLVLNQLSKDLLAQKVDRDKPIIIDAEGDKLVFKN, from the coding sequence ATGAATTTCAACAATTTTACGATTAAATCGCAGGAAGCTGTACAAAAAGCCGTACAGATTACCCGTGATCACGGACAACAGTCTATAGAGCCTGTACATTTACTGAAAGGCGTTTTGGATGTAGGCGAGAGTCTTGTCAATTACGTTTTTCAGAAATTGGGAGTGAATGACAATATGCTGGTGACTCAGGTAGACCGCGAGATAGATTCATTGCCCAAAGTAAGCGGGGGGGAACCTTACCTGAGCCGTGAGGCGAATGAGGTATTACAAAAAGCTATTGATTATTCGACTAAGATGGGAGACCAGTTCGTTGCATTGGAATCCTTACTTATGGCTATATTCCTTGTTAAAAGTCCGGCTTCGTCTTTCTTGAAAGATGCAGGGGTGACGGAAAAAGAACTTGGCGCCGCCATTGACGAGTTAAGAAAAGGAAAAAAAGTGAATGATGCTTCGGCTGAAGATACTTATAATGCTTTAAACAAATATGCTATAAACCTGAACGAGAGGGCTCGTACCGGCAAATTAGATCCGGTGATAGGACGTGATGATGAAATTCGCAGGGTATTGCAAATATTGAGCCGTAGAACAAAGAATAATCCTATTCTGATAGGTGAACCGGGTACGGGGAAAACAGCTATAGCCGAAGGACTGGCACACCGTATCGTGAGAGGGGATGTTCCTGAAAACCTTAAGACGAAACAAATATATTCGTTGGATATGGGTGCATTGGTGGCCGGAGCCAAGTATAAAGGTGAATTTGAGGAAAGGTTGAAAGCTGTAGTAAATGAGGTAACACAGGCCGAAGGTGAGATCATATTATTTATTGATGAAATCCATACGCTGGTGGGAGCCGGAAAAGGTGAAGGAGCCATGGATGCCGCCAATATACTGAAACCGGCTTTGGCCCGCGGTGAACTGAGGTCTATAGGTGCCACGACCCTCGATGAATATCAAAAGTATTTCGAGAAAGATAAAGCACTCGAACGTAGATTTCAGATCGTTATGGTAGATGAACCGGACGAAATGAGTACCATATCCATTTTGCGTGGTTTGAAGGAACGCTATGAGAATCACCATAAAGTTCGTATCAAAGATGATGCCATTATAGCAGCCGTACAATTGTCCGAGCGTTATATAACCGATCGTTATCTTCCTGATAAAGCTATAGACCTTATGGATGAAGCCGCTGCTAAATTAAGGCTGGAAGTGGATTCCGTACCCGAAGCACTGGACGAAATTTCCCGTAAGTTGAAACAACTGGAAATAGAACGTGAAGCCATTAAACGTGAAGATGATAAAATAAAATTGAAACAACTGGAAGAGGAGATAGCCAATCTTAAGGAAGAAGAGACCAAATACAAGGCCAAATGGCAAAGTGAAAAAGAATTGGTAAACCGCATACAGCAAAATAAAATCGACATCGAAAACCTCAAATTCGAGGCTGACAAGGCCGAGCGTGAAGGAGATTACGGTAAGGTAGCCGAGATACGATATGCCAAAGTTAAACAAAAGGAAGACGAAATAAAGTCTATCCAGGAACAGTTGCATTTGCAACAGGGAGACAAGGCTATGATCAAGGAAGAAGTAGATGCCGAGGATATTGCTGATGTGGTATCCCGGTGGACCGGAATACCCGTCAACAAGATGATGCAAAGCGAAAAGGAAAAACTGCTGCATCTCGAAGAAGAATTGCACCGGAGAGTGGTAGGACAGGATGAGGCTATTGTTGCGATATCTGATGCTGTAAGACGAAGCCGTGCCGGACTGAACGATCCGAGGCGTCCTATCGGTTCATTTATTTTTTTGGGAACGACTGGTGTAGGTAAAACCGAATTGGCGAAAGCTTTGGCTGAATATCTGTTCGATGATGAGAATATGATGACACGTATCGATATGAGCGAATATCAGGAAAAGTTTAGTGCGACCCGTCTTATCGGTTCGCCTCCCGGATATGTCGGTTATGATGAAGGAGGCCAGCTGACCGAAGCTATTCGCCGGAAGCCTTATTCGGTAGTCTTGTTCGACGAGATAGAGAAAGCACATCCCGATATATTTAATATCTTGTTGCAGGTTCTGGATGATGGCCGGTTGACCGATAACAAGGGACGTCTGGTAAATTTTAAAAATACGATTATCATTATGACATCTAATATGGGATCGGCACTTATTCGAGAGAATTTTGAAAAGATAACGCCTGAGAACAAAGCGAAAATCGTAGAGGAGACGAAAGAACAAGTAATGGGATTGTTGAAACAAACCATTCGTCCCGAATTTTTGAATCGTATAGATGAAACGATTATGTTCACTCCGTTGAGCGAGAAGGAGATTGAAGAGATCGTAGCTATGCAGATAGACGGAGTGAAACATTTGCTCGAAAAGAACGGAGTGAGACTGGAAGTTACACCGGCAGCATTGAGCCGCATCGCTAAGGACGGATATGATCCCGAGTTTGGAGCCCGTCCTGTGAAAAGGGTTATACATCGTTTGGTACTGAATCAGTTATCTAAAGATTTACTGGCGCAGAAAGTAGACAGGGACAAACCTATCATTATAGATGCCGAAGGTGATAAACTGGTGTTTAAAAATTGA
- a CDS encoding NAD(P)-dependent oxidoreductase, whose translation MKVLVATEKPFAAIAVEGIKKELDNAGIEMVLLEKYTDKKQLLDAVKDVEGIIIRSDIIDKEILEEAKNLKIVVRAGAGYDNVDLEAATAKGVCVMNTPGQNSNAVAELVFGMAVMMARNLYNGTSGTELKGKKLGIHAFGQVGRNVARIAKGFGMDVYAYDPYCPVSVMEEAGVIPVTENVDKLYSSCQYISLHIPATSETKKSINYDLLKKMPKGAVLINTARKEVIDEDELVKIMEDRSDFKYVADIAPSNAAEFAEKFPGRYFFTPKKMGAQTAEANINAGIAAAKQSVGFLKEGIDKFRVNK comes from the coding sequence ATGAAAGTATTAGTAGCAACCGAGAAACCTTTTGCCGCCATTGCTGTGGAAGGTATAAAGAAAGAATTGGACAATGCCGGTATAGAAATGGTACTTCTCGAAAAATACACGGATAAAAAACAATTGCTGGATGCAGTAAAAGATGTAGAAGGTATCATTATCCGCAGCGATATTATAGACAAAGAAATACTGGAAGAAGCTAAAAATCTCAAAATTGTCGTGCGTGCCGGTGCCGGTTATGACAATGTAGATCTGGAAGCTGCTACTGCAAAAGGAGTATGTGTTATGAATACGCCGGGACAAAATTCCAATGCCGTAGCGGAACTTGTATTCGGTATGGCCGTGATGATGGCACGGAACCTTTATAATGGAACCTCCGGTACGGAACTTAAAGGTAAAAAACTGGGTATTCATGCATTCGGACAAGTAGGACGCAATGTCGCCCGCATAGCCAAGGGGTTCGGTATGGATGTTTATGCTTATGATCCTTACTGTCCTGTATCGGTAATGGAAGAAGCCGGTGTTATTCCTGTTACAGAAAATGTGGATAAACTATACTCCTCCTGTCAATATATTTCCCTGCACATTCCGGCAACCAGCGAAACAAAAAAATCCATTAACTACGATCTTTTAAAGAAAATGCCGAAAGGAGCCGTACTTATCAATACGGCTAGAAAAGAAGTCATTGACGAAGATGAGCTAGTAAAGATCATGGAAGACAGGTCCGACTTTAAATACGTCGCAGATATAGCTCCATCGAACGCTGCTGAATTTGCAGAGAAATTCCCCGGACGATATTTCTTCACTCCTAAAAAAATGGGAGCTCAAACAGCAGAAGCGAATATCAATGCCGGTATAGCTGCTGCAAAACAATCAGTCGGATTCCTGAAGGAAGGGATAGATAAATTCCGTGTAAACAAATAA
- the serC gene encoding 3-phosphoserine/phosphohydroxythreonine transaminase encodes MKKHNFYAGPSILSEYTIKNTADAVTNFAGTGLSILEISHRSKEFTAVIEEANSLVKELLEIPQGYEVLFLGGGASMQFCMVPFNLLNKKAAYLETGTWAVNAIKEAKLFGEVDVVASSKEANFSYIPKGYTIPEDADYFHFTSNNTIYGTEMRYDPDTKIRLVADMSSDIFSRPVDISKYDVIYAGAQKNLAPAGVTIVIVREDALGHVDRVIPTMLDYRTHVKKGSMFNTPPCLPIYSALQTLKFYKELGGIKVLEKMDIEKAAILYDAIDNSKMFVGTARPEDRSIMNVCFVMKEEYKELEPQFNEFAASQGMVGIKGHRSVGGFRASIYNAMPKSSVEALVAAMKEFEKKH; translated from the coding sequence ATGAAGAAGCACAATTTTTATGCAGGTCCCTCGATTCTGAGTGAATACACTATCAAAAATACGGCCGACGCCGTAACGAATTTCGCCGGAACCGGACTATCCATTCTGGAGATATCGCACCGCAGTAAAGAATTTACTGCAGTTATCGAAGAGGCCAACTCACTGGTAAAGGAGTTGCTTGAAATTCCTCAGGGATATGAAGTACTCTTTTTGGGCGGAGGTGCCAGCATGCAATTCTGTATGGTTCCGTTCAATCTGTTAAATAAAAAAGCTGCATATCTCGAAACCGGCACATGGGCCGTCAATGCTATCAAAGAAGCAAAACTATTCGGTGAAGTCGATGTCGTTGCTTCTTCCAAAGAGGCAAACTTTTCTTATATACCTAAAGGATATACCATCCCCGAAGATGCCGATTATTTCCATTTCACTTCGAACAATACCATATACGGAACTGAAATGCGTTACGACCCGGACACAAAAATACGTCTGGTAGCCGATATGTCCTCTGACATTTTCTCCCGTCCCGTCGATATATCCAAATATGATGTCATATATGCCGGAGCTCAAAAAAACCTCGCGCCTGCGGGTGTTACGATTGTTATCGTAAGAGAAGATGCATTAGGTCATGTAGACCGTGTTATTCCGACAATGCTGGACTACCGCACTCATGTCAAAAAAGGTTCGATGTTCAATACTCCCCCATGCCTACCCATATACTCTGCATTACAAACACTCAAGTTTTATAAGGAATTAGGCGGTATCAAAGTACTGGAAAAGATGGATATTGAAAAAGCTGCTATCCTTTATGACGCTATTGACAACAGTAAAATGTTCGTTGGTACTGCCAGACCGGAAGACCGTTCTATCATGAATGTTTGTTTCGTGATGAAAGAAGAGTATAAAGAACTGGAACCGCAGTTCAACGAATTCGCAGCCAGTCAAGGCATGGTAGGTATAAAAGGACACCGCTCTGTGGGAGGTTTCCGCGCATCTATTTATAACGCAATGCCAAAATCTAGCGTAGAAGCTTTAGTAGCTGCTATGAAAGAATTCGAGAAAAAGCACTAA